The following are encoded in a window of Eleutherodactylus coqui strain aEleCoq1 chromosome 12, aEleCoq1.hap1, whole genome shotgun sequence genomic DNA:
- the LOC136586895 gene encoding cathelicidin-related peptide Oh-Cath-like: MMSSKLSLLFFSAVTLHACLSGTAEPEVQDERSIREIISLYNQMEGVTYLYKYLDQHPATPLEGDENQRGHIIKETECLKSEDADLSQCDFKPDGDVKICNLDAEVLENIRCISLTEGVRVKRSSRKPGRRPCPPKLAGCFTPIVLGRSYSNQRPGAMQA, from the exons ATGATGAGCTCAAAGCTGTCTTTGCTGTTCTTCTCTGCGGTCACATTACATGCCTGTCTCTCTGGTACTGCAGAGCCTGAGGTCCAGGATGAACGCTCTATAAGAGAGATCATCAGCCTCTACAACCAGATGGAAGGGGTCACATACTTATATAAATATCTGGACCAGCACCCCGCTACTCCACTAGAG GGGGATGAAAACCAAAGAGGCCACATCATTAAAGAGACGGAGTGCCTGAAATCTGAGGATGCTGATTTATCTCAATGTGATTTCAAGCCAGACGGA GATGTGAAGATTTGTAATCTGGATGCTGAGGTCCTTGAGAACATAAGGTGCATCAGCCTGACAGAG GGTGTCCGTGTGAAGAGGTCTAGTAGAAAACCAGGCAGGAGACCCTGCCCGCCCAAGCTAGCCGGATGTTTTACTCCAATTGTCCTTGGTAGGTCATATAGCAACCAGAGACCTGGCGCCATGCAAGCATGA